A stretch of the uncultured Desulfobacter sp. genome encodes the following:
- a CDS encoding FtsX-like permease family protein yields the protein MQIIMAWRNIWRNPKRTGIILVAVIIGAWTMLAFSALSRGMMASTLENALNTLTGHIQIQNTLFREDPSVENRIPHPAPVEKLLDQRLPKGALWAFRIQVSGVAANAKNSQGITIMGIDPKKEPNLSFYGDVTPKGKLLASGDDHGIIIGEALLDNFETKIGRKLVLMTQAANQETASKAFKIRGTFKAEMQSTEKQYVFITLKAAQTLIGIKDGVSLACVRLPDSADINSQTLNKVLGAVRHSLPSDLCAITWMDLLPLLKGYLGMFDRFMLLWYLVIFIAMAFGLVNTMLMAVLERTREFGLLKALGLKPVRIIINVLLECLILLVTGLVAGNLLGFLTVYFFSGGIDFSFMAQGSEFWGMGRMVVPFFTVKDICYVNAVIMGLGVLVCLYPAIKAARITPAEAMTRI from the coding sequence ATGCAGATTATAATGGCCTGGCGCAATATCTGGCGCAATCCCAAAAGGACCGGCATCATCTTGGTTGCCGTGATCATCGGGGCATGGACCATGCTCGCCTTTAGCGCCCTGTCCCGGGGCATGATGGCCTCCACCCTGGAAAATGCATTAAATACGCTGACCGGCCACATCCAGATCCAGAATACCCTGTTCCGGGAAGATCCGTCAGTGGAAAATCGAATCCCCCACCCGGCTCCTGTGGAAAAATTGCTGGACCAACGCCTGCCCAAAGGAGCGTTGTGGGCGTTTCGCATCCAGGTAAGCGGTGTGGCTGCCAACGCCAAAAACTCCCAGGGCATCACCATTATGGGCATTGATCCCAAAAAAGAACCAAACCTCTCATTTTACGGGGATGTTACCCCCAAAGGAAAGCTGCTTGCATCCGGTGACGACCATGGAATCATCATTGGAGAAGCTCTTTTAGACAATTTTGAGACAAAAATCGGCCGGAAGCTGGTGCTTATGACCCAGGCTGCAAACCAGGAAACCGCGTCCAAAGCGTTTAAAATCAGGGGAACCTTTAAAGCAGAAATGCAGTCAACGGAAAAACAATACGTTTTCATCACCCTCAAGGCCGCCCAAACGCTTATAGGAATAAAAGACGGTGTTTCTTTGGCCTGTGTGCGCCTGCCCGACAGCGCCGATATAAATTCCCAAACGCTTAATAAAGTGCTTGGCGCTGTTCGTCACAGTCTGCCCAGTGATCTTTGCGCTATAACATGGATGGACCTGCTGCCGTTACTCAAAGGATATCTGGGTATGTTTGACCGTTTTATGCTGCTATGGTACCTGGTTATTTTCATTGCCATGGCGTTTGGACTGGTGAATACCATGCTCATGGCGGTTCTGGAAAGAACCAGGGAATTCGGCCTGCTCAAAGCCCTTGGGCTTAAACCTGTAAGAATCATTATCAACGTGTTGCTGGAGTGCCTCATTCTTCTGGTAACCGGACTTGTGGCCGGTAATCTTTTGGGATTTTTAACTGTTTATTTTTTTTCCGGCGGTATCGATTTCTCCTTCATGGCCCAGGGATCGGAATTCTGGGGTATGGGTCGTATGGTGGTCCCGTTTTTTACGGTCAAAGATATCTGTTACGTGAATGCCGTCATTATGGGTTTGGGTGTCCTTGTCTGTCTGTATCCGGCGATTAAGGCGGCGAGGATAACCCCGGCAGAGGCAATGACCCGTATATAA
- the ahbD gene encoding heme b synthase — MAHPHGTHPHGHGGPHSAGKNNTLRLVAWETTRRCNLTCKHCRAAAEDHAYEDELTTEESFKLLDQIREVGQPIIILTGGEPLLRDDIFDIAAYGDKIGLRMVMAPNGTLLNEDNVARLIESGIKRISVSLDGATAASHDAFRGLEGAFDGAVNGIKTAKAAGLEFQINTVITKTNLKEIPDILALAESLGAAAHHIFLLVPTGRGKYIVDTAIDAKEYEETLNWFYDQRDKTSLQLKATCAPHYYRILRQRAKAEGKNVTFETHGLDAVTRGCLAGTGFCFISHVGRVQTCGFLDVTCGDIRTQHFKDVWENSPVFNKLRDFNNLEPKCGLCEYKQVCGGCRARAYEATGDYLAQEPLCTYQPARHQTK, encoded by the coding sequence ATGGCACATCCCCACGGAACACACCCCCATGGACATGGCGGCCCCCACTCTGCCGGAAAAAACAATACCCTGCGTCTTGTGGCCTGGGAAACAACCCGCCGGTGTAATCTAACCTGCAAGCATTGCCGAGCTGCAGCCGAAGACCATGCATACGAAGACGAACTGACTACCGAAGAATCCTTCAAGCTTTTAGACCAGATCAGAGAGGTGGGGCAGCCCATCATTATCCTCACCGGCGGCGAACCACTGCTCCGGGATGATATCTTCGATATAGCTGCGTATGGAGATAAAATAGGCCTTCGCATGGTCATGGCCCCCAACGGTACTCTGCTCAATGAAGACAATGTGGCACGACTTATAGAAAGTGGCATCAAACGTATTTCTGTAAGCCTGGACGGCGCCACGGCAGCTTCCCATGATGCATTCAGAGGACTTGAAGGCGCCTTTGACGGTGCCGTAAACGGCATAAAAACAGCCAAAGCGGCCGGACTGGAATTTCAGATCAATACAGTTATCACAAAAACCAATCTTAAAGAAATTCCCGACATCCTTGCCCTGGCAGAGTCACTAGGGGCTGCGGCCCACCACATTTTCCTTCTGGTGCCAACAGGCCGGGGAAAATACATCGTGGATACAGCCATTGACGCAAAGGAGTACGAAGAGACCCTGAACTGGTTTTACGACCAACGGGACAAAACTTCTTTGCAGTTGAAAGCCACCTGTGCGCCTCACTATTACCGCATTTTGCGCCAACGCGCCAAAGCAGAAGGCAAAAATGTCACTTTTGAAACCCATGGGCTTGATGCGGTCACGCGGGGCTGCCTTGCAGGCACCGGTTTTTGCTTCATCTCCCATGTGGGCCGTGTTCAGACCTGCGGTTTTTTAGACGTCACCTGTGGGGATATCAGAACCCAGCATTTTAAGGATGTGTGGGAAAATTCACCCGTCTTCAATAAACTGCGGGATTTCAATAACCTTGAGCCCAAATGCGGACTGTGCGAATACAAACAGGTGTGCGGCGGATGTCGGGCCAGGGCATATGAAGCCACTGGCGATTATCTGGCCCAGGAACCTTTGTGTACATACCAACCGGCCCGGCATCAGACAAAGTAA
- a CDS encoding FtsX-like permease family protein, whose translation MEILMAWRNIRRNPRRTILTILAIAFACLLLIFMLSLQIGTYEIMIDTSVKTRTGHIQILKQGYNTDHKIRQVVNAPSDIAGTLNQTPNITAVSFRCNAFALLSSTLRTSGGLITGIDPEKEMNISSVPQTIRKGRYLTPTDTNAAVVGSLLAKNLKLDIGDELVVLGSAMDGSIAATVLTVTGIFSSGMDQYDRSAVQIPLLHFQDIFSMGNAVHEIIITCDSLWHVGKVKSAISENLSQPGAQPDLVCMSWDELTPGLIQSIQMDLGGGLIFYAILLVMVAFSIMNTFVMAVFERTKEFGTLMAIGAGPWRLSRILILESGFLTLCGIIIGILAGCLLTLWLAHTGIPMGEAEGMMRQYGIPSLLRPKLTMITAFAGPAAVFFITIVTALYPAFKVHGIKPVEAMRAV comes from the coding sequence ATGGAAATACTCATGGCCTGGCGCAATATCCGGCGCAATCCCAGGCGCACCATACTGACCATTTTAGCCATTGCCTTTGCCTGCCTGCTGCTGATATTCATGCTGTCTCTTCAAATAGGCACCTATGAAATCATGATTGATACATCGGTGAAAACCCGCACCGGTCATATCCAGATACTAAAACAAGGATACAACACGGATCACAAAATCAGGCAGGTGGTAAACGCACCTTCTGATATAGCCGGGACACTTAACCAAACACCCAATATCACGGCCGTTTCCTTCAGGTGCAACGCCTTTGCCCTGCTCTCTTCGACCCTGCGTACCAGCGGCGGTTTAATCACCGGCATTGACCCTGAAAAAGAAATGAACATCTCAAGCGTCCCCCAGACCATCCGTAAAGGACGTTATTTAACCCCAACGGACACCAATGCAGCCGTGGTCGGATCGCTTTTGGCAAAAAACCTTAAACTCGACATCGGAGATGAACTGGTGGTCCTCGGATCAGCCATGGACGGCTCTATTGCCGCCACAGTGCTTACGGTGACAGGCATATTCTCATCCGGTATGGACCAATACGACCGATCCGCCGTCCAGATCCCTTTGCTCCATTTCCAGGATATTTTTTCCATGGGCAACGCCGTGCATGAAATTATCATTACCTGTGACAGTCTATGGCATGTGGGGAAGGTAAAATCCGCCATATCCGAAAACTTGTCGCAACCAGGCGCACAGCCCGACCTTGTCTGCATGTCCTGGGATGAACTTACCCCAGGTCTGATCCAGTCTATCCAGATGGATCTTGGCGGCGGACTTATCTTCTATGCCATTTTGCTTGTCATGGTGGCCTTCAGTATTATGAACACCTTTGTCATGGCAGTTTTTGAACGAACCAAAGAGTTCGGCACCCTCATGGCCATCGGTGCGGGGCCCTGGCGATTGTCACGGATTCTGATCCTTGAATCGGGATTCTTAACCCTGTGCGGAATTATTATAGGCATTTTGGCCGGATGTCTACTCACCCTCTGGCTGGCACACACCGGCATCCCCATGGGAGAAGCTGAAGGCATGATGCGGCAATACGGCATTCCCAGCCTGCTCCGGCCCAAACTGACGATGATTACAGCGTTTGCAGGCCCGGCAGCCGTATTTTTTATCACCATTGTGACAGCCCTGTACCCGGCTTTTAAAGTACATGGGATCAAACCCGTTGAGGCCATGCGGGCCGTATAA
- a CDS encoding outer membrane lipoprotein-sorting protein: MKKAVFITGMLLVLFSSTTFANTPSASDVIAKAWDYMRGKTSVCQVKMTVHRANWERVSVIKAWTRGRNDSIFQITAPKKDKGNGTLKIGRDMWTYNPKINRVIKIPPSMMSQSWMGSDFSNNDLSKADSILNDYTHEIEATSLENGITVYAIKSIPNPDAPVVWGMQKLKIREDGIILEQGFYDEDMAPVKILTTSEIKKMGDKFFPSRWVMRAMDAESKEDYTLLEYESLEFDIPLQDSGFTLNALKKPLR, from the coding sequence ATGAAAAAAGCAGTATTCATTACAGGTATGCTTCTTGTACTTTTCTCATCCACAACATTTGCAAACACCCCCTCGGCATCAGATGTCATTGCCAAGGCCTGGGATTACATGCGGGGAAAAACATCTGTCTGTCAGGTGAAAATGACGGTACACCGTGCGAACTGGGAACGGGTATCTGTAATCAAGGCCTGGACAAGGGGTAGAAATGACTCCATTTTCCAGATTACTGCACCCAAAAAAGACAAGGGCAACGGCACGTTGAAAATCGGCCGGGACATGTGGACATATAATCCAAAAATCAACCGGGTGATCAAAATACCGCCCTCGATGATGTCCCAATCCTGGATGGGATCTGATTTTTCCAACAACGATCTATCCAAAGCTGACAGCATTCTCAACGATTATACCCATGAAATCGAGGCTACCTCCCTGGAAAACGGCATAACAGTATATGCCATTAAATCGATTCCCAATCCGGATGCGCCCGTGGTTTGGGGCATGCAAAAACTGAAAATCCGCGAAGACGGCATTATCTTGGAACAAGGATTTTATGACGAGGACATGGCTCCGGTAAAAATCCTAACCACCTCTGAAATAAAAAAAATGGGCGACAAATTCTTTCCCAGCCGATGGGTCATGCGTGCCATGGATGCAGAATCAAAGGAAGATTACACCCTGCTTGAATATGAAAGTCTTGAATTTGATATCCCGTTACAAGATAGTGGTTTTACGCTGAACGCTTTAAAGAAACCATTAAGGTAG
- the ahbC gene encoding 12,18-didecarboxysiroheme deacetylase, protein MIGISKLYCATVEPSDTLRYSRHSGKLPSHLLQFSKDKKPVVVWNMTRRCNLKCVHCYAQSENIAYDNELTHEQSLAMMDDLAAFGVPVLLFSGGEPLMHPRLVEYAQYAVSKGMRAVISTNGTLITKEKAKQLKEVGLSYVGISLDGLEATHDMFRGVPGAYKKALQAVDNCQEAGIKVGLRFTINKRNVKDIPGIFDLLEEKKIPRACFYHLVYSGRGQEIAKEDLSHEETRKVLDLIMDRTRDLHDRNQPKEILTVDNHADGPYLYQRLLKEDTDRAAEVLELLEMNEGNNSGRGIGCISWDGEVHPDQFWREISFGNIKDRPFSEIWTDSENEFLMKMKEKKKYVKGRCAQCRWLDICAGNFRARAESVAGDPWDSDPACYLTDEEIKKENV, encoded by the coding sequence ATGATTGGAATTTCAAAACTTTACTGCGCCACTGTGGAACCCTCGGATACGTTACGCTATTCAAGGCATTCAGGCAAACTACCTTCTCATCTGCTTCAGTTCTCAAAAGACAAAAAGCCGGTGGTGGTCTGGAATATGACCCGGCGGTGCAACCTGAAGTGCGTTCACTGCTATGCCCAGTCTGAAAATATTGCCTATGACAATGAACTGACCCATGAACAAAGTCTTGCGATGATGGATGACCTGGCAGCATTCGGGGTACCGGTACTCTTGTTTTCCGGCGGGGAACCGTTGATGCACCCACGCCTTGTGGAATATGCCCAGTATGCCGTATCCAAGGGCATGCGGGCCGTTATCTCCACCAACGGCACTCTGATCACCAAAGAGAAGGCCAAACAGCTCAAAGAGGTGGGACTCTCCTATGTGGGGATCAGCCTCGACGGACTTGAAGCCACCCACGACATGTTTAGGGGTGTCCCTGGTGCGTATAAAAAGGCATTGCAGGCCGTTGACAACTGTCAGGAAGCAGGCATTAAGGTGGGGCTGCGGTTTACCATTAATAAACGAAACGTCAAGGATATCCCGGGCATTTTTGATCTGCTGGAAGAGAAAAAAATTCCCAGGGCCTGTTTTTACCATTTAGTTTACTCAGGCCGCGGACAGGAAATTGCCAAAGAGGATTTAAGTCATGAGGAGACCCGTAAGGTGCTTGATTTGATCATGGACCGCACAAGAGACCTTCATGACCGCAACCAACCCAAAGAGATCCTCACCGTGGACAACCATGCAGACGGTCCCTATTTGTACCAGCGTCTACTTAAAGAAGATACCGATCGGGCTGCCGAAGTACTCGAACTGCTTGAAATGAACGAAGGCAATAACTCAGGCCGCGGCATCGGCTGCATCTCCTGGGATGGTGAAGTTCATCCGGACCAGTTCTGGCGGGAAATCAGTTTCGGCAACATCAAAGACCGTCCCTTCAGCGAAATCTGGACAGATTCTGAAAATGAATTTTTGATGAAAATGAAAGAGAAGAAAAAATACGTTAAAGGCAGATGCGCCCAATGCCGTTGGCTTGATATCTGTGCCGGCAACTTCAGGGCCAGAGCTGAGTCCGTTGCAGGAGATCCTTGGGATTCAGATCCGGCCTGTTATCTTACGGATGAAGAGATCAAAAAGGAGAACGTATAA
- the hemB gene encoding porphobilinogen synthase, with translation MLFPEYRGRRMRATANFRRMIRETKLSRDDLILPLFAVEGKSVKKPINSMPGQFQLSVDHIVTTAKQAKDEGIPGIMLFGIPDTKDCLGTQAYASDGIVQKAVTAVKEQVPDLTVITDVCLCEYTDHGHCGMVMDDGNVDNDSTLDLLAKTALSHVQAGADMVAPSDMMDGRVAEIRGILDDEGFSHVPIMSYAVKYASAFYGPFRDAAESAPKFGNRKTYQMDPANSLEAIREATMDIEEGADIIMVKPALSYLDIIYRVREEIDLPVAAYNVSGEYSIIKAAEMMGWVDGKAMIMEALLSIKRAGADIIMTYSAIDVARELNS, from the coding sequence ATGCTGTTCCCCGAATACAGAGGCAGGCGCATGCGTGCCACGGCCAATTTCCGACGCATGATCAGGGAAACTAAACTGTCCAGGGACGATCTGATTCTGCCCTTGTTTGCGGTGGAAGGCAAATCTGTTAAAAAACCCATCAACTCCATGCCCGGACAGTTTCAGCTCTCTGTCGATCACATTGTCACCACGGCAAAGCAAGCCAAAGACGAAGGCATTCCAGGCATCATGTTGTTCGGTATTCCCGATACAAAAGACTGCCTTGGCACCCAGGCCTATGCCAGTGATGGTATTGTCCAAAAAGCTGTGACGGCTGTCAAGGAACAGGTTCCGGATCTTACCGTTATCACGGATGTCTGCTTGTGTGAATACACGGACCATGGTCATTGCGGTATGGTGATGGATGACGGCAATGTTGACAATGATTCCACCCTGGATCTGCTTGCCAAAACGGCCTTGTCCCATGTGCAGGCCGGTGCCGACATGGTGGCCCCTTCCGACATGATGGACGGTCGTGTGGCTGAAATCAGAGGAATCCTGGATGACGAAGGGTTTTCCCATGTGCCCATCATGTCCTATGCCGTAAAATACGCATCGGCTTTCTACGGTCCTTTCAGGGATGCTGCGGAATCCGCGCCCAAATTTGGAAACCGCAAAACCTACCAGATGGACCCTGCTAATTCCCTTGAAGCGATCAGGGAAGCCACCATGGACATTGAGGAAGGTGCAGATATTATTATGGTCAAACCGGCACTCTCCTACCTGGACATTATTTATCGGGTCAGAGAAGAGATTGACCTGCCTGTGGCTGCATATAACGTATCCGGTGAATACTCTATCATCAAGGCGGCAGAGATGATGGGCTGGGTGGACGGCAAAGCCATGATCATGGAAGCCCTGCTCTCCATTAAACGGGCCGGAGCCGATATTATAATGACTTACTCAGCCATAGACGTGGCAAGGGAGCTGAACAGCTGA